From Synergistaceae bacterium:
TACGTTCAGATAGAAACGCATTCATGGCCAGAATAATGCCCGAGGTGTTCATGAGAAAAATCGCTTGTGCTGCTGCATTGAATATAGCATTGAGGGACTCTTCGCTCTCCTGCAGGGCATCCTTCATCTCTTTGCGTTCGGTGATGTCTCGCACTACGCTTATCAGCATGCGTACACCATCGACAGTTGCTCCCTGCGAACTGACCTCAACGGGGAAGGTACTGCCGTCTTTGCGGCGGTGAATGGTTTCGAAGAGGATACCGTGAACGTCTGCCTCGGCCATCTGACTCACAGTTAAAGCCTGCGTTTCAGCCGCCCTTAGGGCGTGAATCGATAATGCCAACAACTCCTCGCGGCTGTAACCGTACGCATTCTCCGCGGCGGCATTGACTTCTATCAGCCGTCCATTGTCACACCTCATGAACAGGACTATGTCCCGACTGTGCTCGGCAATAAGTTCAAATCGGCGCAGGGACTCCTCGGCCCGCTTGCGGTCGGTTATGTCCTCAACCACAGCAATAATCTGGATGCCTTCCTGCGAGTCACTATGGAAAACAGAGACGTGCACGCGTACCCACACGATCGATCCATTTGCATGAACATAGCGCAGATCACGTAAAAATGATTTGGACTCGCCGCGGATCAAACGTCCAATTTCGGCTACATCCATTTCTTGATCGTCGGGATGAACAATCTGCCCGCATCCCAAGGTCAATAATGTCTCACGGCTATAGCCCGTGATCTCGCAGAACCTGTCGTTCACGGCCAGATAATTCCGATTGGGATCCGCGATCAGTATGCCTATGGAAGCATTTTCAAAGACTTTTCGGAACCGATCCTCACTGGCCCTCAGCGCCTCTTCTGCCCGCTTGCTCTCGCGAACGGAATCATTTGTAGGATGCTTCACCTTTATGCCTGTTTAAATATAGTATGATTGATATACTCCAAAAGTAGGCAGTCAGATATAAGGGATACTCTTATTTTGGTCTGCGCCAAAGCCTTAGTTATTGTACATACCTATGCCGGTTGAGCGATTTAGTTAAGTCCGCTGAGGACTGCTTGACTGTGGGCAGTGACTTACCTTGGGCGGCCGCTATCGAACCGCCGGGGAACATACCTCGCCGTGGTGCAGGCGTTTGTAAATTTTCAGACGCCCCCTCGCTTGAAGCATTTTGATCCGGCTTGGACTGCTTGAGCCCGAAGCAACGTATGTTCCTGCCGGATTGTCGAAACGTTAAACCGTCCAACTGTTTAGTAGGGCCGTGTTTTCCACGTGGAGCGTCGGACGGTGTTTGGGTGGAATGATCTGGCGTGGCAAGGGTAGCAAGCCTGTTATTCGGGTCTCTTATCTCTCCAGGGAATGAATTGCTCATGAATATAGGGTTACTGGCAATTCATTCCTGTTCGGGTATTTCTGCATCCGTCAGCATTTTTAAGAAACGTCCTAAGGTATTGGAAGGATCATATCCAGCGTATGCCCGATTGATGCAGTTGGAAATAATGTTTTATAAAGACACGACTTTTATTTACGAGATGGAGCACTACGGATGACCTATACATTTTCATGTCCTGTCCCCTGCAGACGGATGATCTGCGTTGACGCGCGCAACGAGGCAGACGCCATCGGAAAAATCATCAAAGCCGGAGCCCTGACCTGCAGGAACGGGGGGAGCCATGGCCCCTGTGATGCGTCTCGTCCGGTCATGCCGCCGCTTCCGGACCCGCATTTGAGGGAAGTCGTGCGATTGATTATACAGGCGGGAGACCCTGCGGACATAGAATAAAGGGCTTGAACTCTAAAGTTTGTCATCCAGCCATATACACCTATAATGTTGCACCCAATCCGATTCATTCACCTCAGACCGAAAGACAATCATTTATCGATTCAATTTAATTTGGGGTACATTAGTACAAAAGACAAGATTAAAATAATCTATGTGAAACACACACCTAAATAAAAATGGCCCCAAGTGACTTTTTCGGTTGCCCAACTTTGCCTTGAGAGCTCATCTCATCGCTTCCGCTCACGTTCCCCTGGAAGAACGAATCTTCCAGTTTCCTTTGAGCTTTGTCTCTGAGCGTCTTTATTGGGTTTCCTAATTCAACCTCTTGGGGTTAGTTATAGGCTAATTCACAAGCTGAGTAGATTCAAGCATTTTTTCTTCTAATTTTTTTTGTTATTAAATCCTTTGTCAGGCCTGTTGCCTCACCGCTGAGAATCCCGATATAAGGCAAGTTGCGGTACAACTGGTGAAAGTCAAGTCCATATCCAACTACAAACCGGTCAGGGATTTTAAAGCCCCTGAAGGCGATTGGCACTTTTACGATGCGACGGGCCGGCTTATCCAGCAAAGTGCATACGCGAATAGTGCGTGGTTGGCGTGCCTTCAGATTACGGAGGAGATAGCCAAGGGTCATCCCCGTGTCCACAATGCCTTCCACCAAGAGGACGTCCCGCCCTTCGATTATGGTGTCAACGTCCTTGGTAATGCGCACAGCCCCGAGGGATTGTTGCTGCTCACCAGAATAGCTTGCCACGGCTATGAAATCCATCTCCAGAGGAATGTCCATATTTTTGATAAGATCGGCCATGAACAAGGCACTGCCCTTCAACACCCCAACCAAAAGCGGCAATGAGTCCTTGTAGGCGGCGGCCACCTCTCTGCCCATCTCGGCAACACGTCCGGCAATTGCATCTTGCGTGATCAAGACCTCGATAATGTATTCATCA
This genomic window contains:
- the hpt gene encoding hypoxanthine phosphoribosyltransferase; translation: MLSRFDEYIIEVLITQDAIAGRVAEMGREVAAAYKDSLPLLVGVLKGSALFMADLIKNMDIPLEMDFIAVASYSGEQQQSLGAVRITKDVDTIIEGRDVLLVEGIVDTGMTLGYLLRNLKARQPRTIRVCTLLDKPARRIVKVPIAFRGFKIPDRFVVGYGLDFHQLYRNLPYIGILSGEATGLTKDLITKKIRRKNA